The Actinomadura sp. WMMB 499 genome includes a window with the following:
- the secY gene encoding preprotein translocase subunit SecY produces the protein MLTAFARAFRTPDLRKKLLFTLFIVLIFRLGSNIPTPNVNVQVLRETADAARDSSQLYGLVDLFSGGALLQLSIFALGIMPYITASIILQLLTVVIPKLEALKKEGQAGTTKITQYTRYLTVALAILQGTGIVAMASTGQLFQGISGSGDILYDTGIFPIITMVIVMVSGTTVIMWLGELITDRGVGNGMSILIFTQVVAVFPAQFWGIYKAQGGFVFALVIAVGLAIMAGVVFVEQAQRRIPVQYAKRMVGRRMYGGTSTYIPLKVNQAGIIPIIFASSLLYLPVLATQLWPDTDWLQKVQPYLQQDNPWHMAVFFAFIIFFTYFYVAITFNPTEVADNMKKYGGFIPGIRPGRPTAEYLDYVLTRITTPGALYLGIVSLIPMVAFALLNATQQFAFGGASILIIVGVGLDTVKQIESKLQQHHYEGFLR, from the coding sequence GTGCTGACCGCGTTCGCTCGGGCTTTCCGTACGCCTGACCTGCGTAAAAAGCTGCTCTTCACGTTGTTCATCGTCCTGATCTTCAGGTTGGGGTCCAACATCCCGACCCCGAACGTGAACGTGCAGGTGCTGCGCGAGACCGCCGATGCGGCCCGGGACAGCAGCCAGTTGTACGGCCTCGTCGACCTCTTCAGCGGCGGGGCGCTGCTGCAGCTCTCGATCTTCGCGCTGGGCATCATGCCCTACATCACCGCGAGCATCATCCTGCAGCTGCTGACGGTGGTGATCCCGAAGCTGGAGGCCCTCAAGAAGGAGGGCCAGGCCGGGACCACGAAGATCACGCAGTACACCCGGTACCTGACGGTCGCGCTGGCGATCCTGCAGGGCACCGGCATCGTGGCGATGGCCAGCACCGGACAGCTCTTCCAGGGCATCTCCGGCAGCGGCGACATCCTCTACGACACCGGCATCTTCCCGATCATCACGATGGTCATCGTCATGGTGTCCGGCACCACGGTGATCATGTGGCTCGGTGAGCTGATCACCGACCGCGGCGTCGGCAACGGCATGTCGATCCTGATCTTCACGCAGGTCGTCGCGGTCTTCCCCGCGCAGTTCTGGGGCATCTACAAGGCGCAGGGCGGGTTCGTCTTCGCGCTCGTCATCGCCGTCGGCCTGGCCATCATGGCCGGGGTCGTGTTCGTCGAGCAGGCCCAGCGCCGCATCCCCGTCCAGTACGCCAAGCGGATGGTCGGCCGCCGGATGTACGGCGGCACCTCGACCTACATCCCGCTGAAGGTCAACCAGGCCGGCATCATCCCGATCATCTTCGCGTCGTCGCTGCTGTACCTGCCGGTGCTCGCGACCCAGCTGTGGCCGGACACCGACTGGCTGCAGAAGGTCCAGCCGTACCTCCAGCAGGACAACCCGTGGCACATGGCGGTGTTCTTCGCCTTCATCATCTTCTTCACGTACTTCTACGTCGCCATCACCTTCAACCCCACTGAAGTTGCCGACAACATGAAGAAGTATGGTGGTTTCATCCCAGGTATCCGTCCTGGTCGGCCCACCGCCGAATACCTCGACTACGTGCTGACCCGGATCACCACACCCGGAGCGCTCTACCTGGGGATCGTGTCCCTGATCCCGATGGTCGCGTTCGCACTCCTGAACGCCACACAGCAGTTCGCCTTCGGGGGCGCGAGCATCCTGATCATCGTCGGCGTCGGACTGGATACCGTGAAGCAGATCGAGAGCAAACTCCAGCAGCATCACTACGAGGGTTTCCTCCGGTAG
- a CDS encoding adenylate kinase, with the protein MTTRVSSGSAYRPGGPPGAGKGTQAQFIAEHLSIPKISTGDIFRANVSGGTELGRKAKEYMDRGDLVPDEVTIAMVRDRLAEDDARDGFLLDGFPRNVPQAETLKKILDEFGVRLDIVLELVVDHDEVVRRLSGRRTCTKCGKIWHVDFDDKQDDICDDCGGHLFQRDDDKEDVVRHRLEVYQEQTEPIVQFYGDEGILARIDAAGPVDEVTTRALGALRPSEQ; encoded by the coding sequence ATCACTACGAGGGTTTCCTCCGGTAGTGCGTATCGTCCTGGTGGGCCCCCGGGTGCGGGCAAGGGGACGCAGGCCCAGTTCATAGCAGAGCATCTGTCCATCCCGAAGATCTCGACAGGTGACATCTTCCGCGCCAACGTGAGCGGCGGCACCGAACTCGGCCGCAAGGCCAAGGAGTACATGGACCGCGGCGACCTCGTCCCCGACGAGGTCACCATCGCCATGGTGCGCGACCGGCTCGCCGAGGACGACGCGCGCGACGGCTTCCTCCTGGACGGCTTCCCGCGCAACGTCCCCCAAGCGGAGACCCTCAAGAAGATCCTCGACGAGTTCGGCGTCCGGCTCGACATCGTCCTCGAGCTGGTCGTGGACCACGACGAGGTCGTCCGGCGGCTGTCGGGCCGGCGCACCTGCACCAAGTGCGGGAAGATCTGGCACGTCGACTTCGACGACAAGCAGGACGACATCTGCGACGACTGCGGCGGTCACCTGTTCCAGCGGGACGACGACAAGGAAGACGTCGTCCGGCACCGGCTCGAGGTCTACCAGGAACAGACCGAGCCCATCGTGCAGTTCTATGGAGACGAGGGCATTCTGGCGCGCATCGATGCCGCCGGCCCGGTCGATGAGGTCACCACGCGCGCTCTGGGCGCGCTCCGTCCGTCCGAGCAGTGA
- the map gene encoding type I methionyl aminopeptidase, producing MFRRRPAIQVKTAEQIELMRVAGLLVGRTLELLREAVKPGLTTLDLDAIAEEHIRDNGGVPSFKGYHGFTGTICASVNEEIVHGIPRAGKVLHEGDVISIDCGAIVEGWHGDAAITVPVGEIPADLARLLEVTEASLWRGLAAGTAGARLTDMSHAVESYVRSQGPYGIVEGYGGHGIGTEMHMDPLIPNHGAPGHGPVLRPGMCFAVEPMVNLGTKRTVELDDGWTVITTDGRASAHFEHTFAVTPDGPRVLTALDEGREWFAKLGGETAP from the coding sequence ATGTTCAGACGCAGGCCCGCGATCCAGGTCAAGACCGCCGAGCAGATCGAGCTGATGCGGGTCGCCGGCCTGCTGGTCGGCCGGACGCTCGAACTCCTGCGGGAGGCGGTCAAGCCGGGACTCACCACCCTTGATCTGGACGCGATCGCGGAGGAGCACATCCGCGACAACGGCGGTGTCCCGTCGTTCAAGGGCTACCACGGTTTCACCGGGACGATCTGCGCGTCCGTCAACGAGGAGATCGTGCACGGCATCCCGCGCGCCGGGAAGGTGCTGCACGAGGGCGACGTCATCTCGATCGACTGCGGCGCGATCGTCGAGGGCTGGCACGGCGACGCGGCGATCACCGTCCCGGTCGGGGAGATCCCGGCCGACCTGGCGCGGCTGCTGGAGGTGACCGAGGCGTCCCTGTGGCGCGGTCTGGCCGCCGGAACCGCCGGGGCGAGGCTCACCGACATGTCGCACGCCGTCGAGTCGTACGTCCGCTCTCAGGGCCCGTACGGCATCGTCGAGGGGTACGGGGGGCACGGCATCGGCACCGAGATGCACATGGACCCGCTCATCCCCAACCACGGCGCCCCCGGCCACGGCCCCGTGCTGCGGCCCGGGATGTGCTTCGCCGTCGAGCCGATGGTGAACCTCGGGACGAAGCGGACCGTTGAACTGGACGACGGGTGGACCGTCATCACCACCGACGGGCGCGCCTCCGCGCACTTCGAGCACACGTTCGCCGTCACGCCCGACGGCCCCCGCGTGCTGACGGCCCTTGACGAGGGCCGGGAGTGGTTCGCCAAGCTTGGTGGAGAGACCGCGCCCTAG
- a CDS encoding DUF1707 domain-containing protein, translating to MAQNPDMRASDTDRDRVAESLREHCAVGRITVDELHERLEDVYSARTLGRLEEITADLPEEDLYQLPVPAAQAKSTEPAPVRAGGASVERAAWAGLAAVGGITFTIWLIIGITAGFTFPWWLWVVGPWAAVLLIRTIMGPRD from the coding sequence ATGGCGCAGAATCCGGACATGCGGGCGTCGGACACCGACCGCGACCGGGTGGCCGAGAGCCTGCGCGAGCACTGCGCCGTCGGCCGCATCACGGTGGACGAACTGCACGAGCGGCTCGAGGACGTCTACAGCGCCCGGACCCTCGGGCGGCTCGAGGAGATCACCGCGGACCTCCCCGAGGAGGACCTCTACCAGCTGCCCGTCCCCGCGGCGCAGGCCAAGAGCACCGAGCCCGCGCCCGTCCGGGCCGGCGGGGCGAGCGTCGAGCGCGCCGCGTGGGCCGGGCTCGCCGCCGTCGGCGGGATCACCTTCACCATCTGGCTGATCATCGGGATCACCGCGGGCTTCACCTTCCCGTGGTGGCTGTGGGTCGTGGGGCCGTGGGCCGCCGTCCTGCTCATCCGCACGATCATGGGTCCGCGGGACTGA
- a CDS encoding phosphodiesterase: protein MAIIAQLSDIHLAAGRDGVVDDGSGPVRALRAAVSSLLTLPARPDAVVLTGDLADGGLPAEYTRLHALLSPLPMAVYPMPGNHDDRDALRAVFKDHPAVAATGTAPDAPLQYAVDVAGTRLVCCDTTVDGHPHGHLDEDRLRWLDETLAAAPDTPTVVATHHPPFPIGIRFIDDMRFVDPAGFTDVVARHPQIVRIISGHVHRGSVGSVGGKVSTTCPSTYRQLFLDLTHPGRAAVTGEPAGFAIHLVDEHGSATTHFVPTGNYRPLMDVE, encoded by the coding sequence ATGGCGATCATCGCGCAGTTGAGCGACATCCACCTGGCGGCCGGGCGGGACGGTGTGGTCGACGACGGCTCGGGGCCGGTGCGCGCGCTGCGGGCCGCGGTGTCGAGCCTGCTCACGCTGCCGGCGCGGCCGGACGCCGTCGTGCTCACCGGCGACCTCGCCGACGGCGGGCTGCCCGCCGAGTACACCCGCCTGCACGCCCTGCTGTCGCCCCTGCCGATGGCCGTCTACCCCATGCCCGGCAACCACGACGACCGGGACGCGCTGCGGGCGGTGTTCAAGGACCACCCCGCCGTCGCGGCCACCGGGACCGCTCCGGACGCACCGCTGCAGTACGCGGTGGACGTCGCCGGGACGCGCCTCGTCTGCTGCGACACCACGGTGGACGGGCACCCGCACGGGCATCTCGACGAGGACCGGCTGCGCTGGCTGGACGAGACGCTCGCGGCGGCGCCCGACACGCCGACGGTCGTCGCGACGCACCATCCGCCGTTCCCGATCGGCATCCGGTTCATCGACGACATGCGGTTCGTGGACCCCGCCGGGTTCACCGACGTGGTCGCGCGGCACCCGCAGATCGTCCGGATCATCTCCGGGCACGTGCATCGCGGGTCGGTGGGATCGGTCGGGGGGAAGGTCAGCACGACGTGCCCGAGCACCTACCGGCAGCTCTTCCTCGACCTGACGCACCCGGGACGGGCGGCGGTGACCGGGGAGCCCGCCGGGTTCGCGATCCATCTCGTGGACGAGCACGGTTCGGCGACGACCCACTTCGTCCCGACGGGCAACTACCGCCCGCTGATGGACGTCGAGTGA
- the infA gene encoding translation initiation factor IF-1 has translation MPKKEGAIEIEGTVIESLPNAMFKVELDNGHKVLAHISGKMRMHYIRILPDDRVVVELSPYDLTRGRIVYRYK, from the coding sequence ATGCCCAAGAAAGAAGGGGCCATCGAGATCGAGGGCACCGTCATCGAGTCGCTGCCCAACGCCATGTTCAAGGTGGAGCTCGACAACGGGCACAAGGTGCTCGCCCACATCAGCGGCAAGATGCGGATGCACTACATCCGGATCCTGCCGGACGACCGCGTCGTTGTGGAGCTGAGCCCCTACGACCTCACGCGCGGTCGGATCGTCTACCGGTACAAGTGA
- the rpmJ gene encoding 50S ribosomal protein L36: protein MKVKPSVKKICKNCRVIRRHGRVMVICSDPRHKQRQG from the coding sequence GTGAAGGTCAAGCCGAGCGTCAAGAAGATCTGCAAGAACTGCCGCGTCATCCGGCGGCACGGCCGGGTCATGGTGATCTGCTCCGACCCGCGCCACAAGCAGCGCCAGGGCTGA
- the rpsM gene encoding 30S ribosomal protein S13 yields MARLLGVDLPRDKRVEVALTYIFGIGRTRALETLAGTGVSGDMRVHQLGDDELIKLRDWIEANYRTEGDLRREIQADIRRKIEIGCYQGVRHRRGLPVHGQRTQTNARTRKGKKKTVAGKKKAGKK; encoded by the coding sequence ATGGCACGCCTTCTCGGCGTCGACCTCCCGCGCGACAAGCGCGTCGAGGTCGCTCTCACCTACATCTTCGGGATCGGCCGTACCCGTGCGCTGGAGACCCTCGCGGGCACCGGCGTCAGCGGCGACATGCGGGTGCACCAGCTCGGCGACGACGAGCTGATCAAGCTGCGCGACTGGATCGAGGCCAACTACCGGACCGAGGGCGACCTCCGCCGGGAGATCCAGGCCGACATCCGCCGCAAGATCGAGATCGGTTGCTACCAGGGCGTCCGGCACCGCCGCGGGCTTCCGGTCCACGGCCAGCGCACGCAGACCAACGCGCGCACCCGCAAGGGCAAGAAGAAGACCGTGGCCGGCAAGAAGAAGGCCGGCAAGAAGTAG
- the rpsK gene encoding 30S ribosomal protein S11, giving the protein MPPKSRVGAKKVRRKEKKNVAHGHAHIKSTFNNTIVSITDPNGNVISWASSGHVGFKGSRKSTPFAAQQAAEAAARRAMEHGMRKVDVFVKGPGSGRETAIRSIQATGLEVGSIQDVTPVPHNGCRPPKRRRV; this is encoded by the coding sequence ATGCCTCCTAAGAGCCGTGTCGGCGCCAAGAAGGTGCGCCGCAAGGAAAAGAAGAACGTCGCTCACGGGCACGCCCACATCAAGAGCACGTTCAACAACACGATCGTCTCGATCACCGACCCCAACGGGAACGTGATCTCCTGGGCCTCCTCGGGCCACGTGGGCTTCAAGGGCTCCCGCAAGTCGACGCCGTTCGCCGCCCAGCAGGCCGCCGAGGCCGCCGCCCGGCGCGCGATGGAGCACGGCATGCGCAAGGTCGACGTCTTCGTGAAGGGCCCGGGCTCGGGCCGCGAGACCGCCATCCGCTCGATCCAGGCGACCGGGCTCGAGGTGGGCTCGATCCAGGACGTCACGCCCGTCCCGCACAACGGCTGCCGCCCGCCGAAGCGTCGCCGGGTCTGA
- the rpsD gene encoding 30S ribosomal protein S4 translates to MARYTGADCKLCRREKMKLFLKGSKCEGPKCPIEIRPYPPGEHGRGRPKETEYLLQLREKQKAKRIYGVLERQFSNYYVEANRQDGKTGDNLLGLLERRLDNVVYRGGFAKSRDMARQLIRHGHIRVNGRKVNIPSALVGEADIVDVKPKSLEMTPFQVAKAESGERPVPAWLGVDADKMRIFVHSLPVRQQIDAPVQEQLIVELYSK, encoded by the coding sequence ATGGCTCGTTACACCGGTGCGGACTGCAAGCTCTGCCGCCGCGAGAAGATGAAGCTGTTCCTCAAGGGCAGCAAGTGCGAGGGCCCCAAGTGCCCGATCGAGATCCGTCCTTACCCGCCGGGTGAGCACGGCCGCGGTCGGCCGAAGGAGACCGAGTACCTGCTGCAGCTTCGCGAGAAGCAGAAGGCCAAGCGCATCTACGGCGTGCTGGAGCGGCAGTTCAGCAACTACTACGTCGAGGCGAACCGCCAGGACGGCAAGACGGGTGACAACCTGCTCGGCCTCCTGGAGCGCCGCCTGGACAACGTGGTCTACCGCGGGGGCTTCGCCAAGTCCCGCGACATGGCCCGCCAGCTGATCCGGCACGGACACATCCGGGTCAACGGCAGGAAGGTCAACATCCCGTCGGCGCTCGTCGGCGAGGCCGACATCGTCGACGTCAAGCCGAAGTCGCTGGAGATGACGCCGTTCCAGGTCGCCAAGGCCGAGTCGGGCGAGCGTCCGGTCCCGGCGTGGCTGGGCGTGGACGCCGACAAGATGCGGATCTTCGTGCACTCGCTGCCGGTCCGGCAGCAGATCGACGCTCCCGTCCAGGAGCAGCTGATCGTCGAGCTCTACTCCAAGTAA
- a CDS encoding DNA-directed RNA polymerase subunit alpha produces the protein MLIAQRPTLAEEQVDEYRSRFTIEPLEPGFGYTIGNSLRRTLLSSIPGAAVTSIRIEGVLHEFSTVPGVKEDVTDIILNLKELVVSSEHDEPVVMYLRKQGPGDVTAADIAPPAGVEVHNPDLRIATLNGKAKLEMELTVERGRGYVSAAQNKQPGQEIGRIPIDSIYSPVLKVVYKVEATRVEQRTDFDRLILDVETKQSMLPRDAVASAGKTLVELFGLARELNVEAEGIDMGPSPTDAALAADLALPIEELNLTVRSYNCLKREGIHSVGELVARSEQDLLDIRNFGAKSIEEVKQKLNDMSLSLKDSPPGFDPSAAADNYGDDDQSYAETEQY, from the coding sequence ATGCTCATCGCTCAGCGTCCCACTCTCGCCGAAGAGCAGGTCGACGAGTACCGGTCGCGGTTCACCATCGAGCCGCTGGAGCCGGGCTTCGGCTACACCATCGGCAACTCGCTCCGCCGCACGCTGCTCTCCTCGATCCCCGGCGCCGCCGTCACCAGCATCCGGATCGAGGGCGTCCTGCACGAGTTCTCGACCGTGCCGGGCGTCAAGGAGGATGTCACCGACATCATCCTGAACCTCAAGGAGCTCGTCGTCTCCTCCGAGCACGACGAGCCCGTCGTGATGTACCTGCGCAAGCAGGGTCCGGGCGACGTGACCGCCGCCGACATCGCGCCGCCGGCCGGTGTCGAGGTGCACAACCCCGACCTGCGCATCGCCACGCTGAACGGCAAGGCGAAGCTGGAGATGGAGCTCACGGTCGAGCGCGGCCGCGGCTACGTCTCCGCCGCGCAGAACAAGCAGCCGGGCCAGGAGATCGGCCGCATCCCGATCGACTCGATCTACTCGCCCGTCCTCAAGGTCGTCTACAAGGTCGAGGCGACCCGAGTCGAGCAGCGCACCGACTTCGACCGTCTGATCCTGGACGTCGAGACCAAGCAGTCGATGCTGCCGCGCGACGCCGTCGCGTCCGCCGGCAAGACCCTCGTCGAGCTGTTCGGGCTGGCCCGGGAGCTCAACGTCGAGGCCGAGGGCATCGACATGGGCCCGTCCCCGACGGACGCCGCGCTCGCCGCGGACCTCGCCCTGCCGATCGAGGAGCTGAACCTCACGGTCCGCTCCTACAACTGCCTCAAGCGCGAGGGCATCCACTCTGTGGGCGAGCTGGTCGCCCGCAGCGAGCAGGACCTTCTGGATATAAGGAATTTCGGCGCCAAGTCCATCGAAGAGGTCAAGCAGAAGCTCAACGACATGAGCCTCTCGCTGAAGGACTCCCCGCCCGGGTTCGACCCGAGCGCGGCGGCCGACAACTACGGCGACGACGACCAGAGCTACGCCGAGACCGAGCAGTACTAG
- the rplQ gene encoding 50S ribosomal protein L17: protein MPKPTKGARLGGSAAHQRLMLANLATALFEHGSITTTEAKARRVRPLAEKLITKARKGDLHNRRLVAKTIRDKGVVHELFTEIAPRFENRPGGYTRITKIGPRKGDNAPMAVIELVQEQLSAAPSTATAATAAPAPAPAEEPAEDVAKADADEAPTAETAEPAEASEGKEESGKE, encoded by the coding sequence ATGCCCAAGCCCACCAAGGGTGCCCGCCTCGGCGGTTCCGCCGCGCACCAGCGCCTCATGCTGGCGAACCTGGCCACGGCGCTCTTCGAGCACGGCAGCATCACCACCACCGAGGCCAAGGCCCGGCGGGTGCGTCCGCTGGCGGAGAAGCTGATCACGAAGGCGCGCAAGGGCGACCTGCACAACCGTCGCCTGGTCGCCAAGACCATCCGGGACAAGGGCGTCGTGCACGAGCTCTTCACCGAGATCGCGCCGCGCTTCGAGAACCGCCCCGGCGGCTACACGCGCATCACCAAGATCGGGCCGCGCAAGGGCGACAACGCCCCGATGGCCGTGATCGAGCTGGTGCAGGAGCAGCTGTCGGCCGCCCCGTCCACCGCCACCGCCGCGACCGCCGCCCCGGCGCCCGCGCCCGCGGAGGAGCCGGCGGAGGACGTCGCCAAGGCCGACGCCGACGAGGCCCCGACGGCCGAGACGGCGGAGCCCGCGGAGGCGTCCGAGGGCAAGGAAGAGTCCGGCAAGGAGTGA
- the truA gene encoding tRNA pseudouridine(38-40) synthase TruA: protein MTALVRLRLDIGYDGSDFAGWARQPNQRTVQGVIEDALARMLRLDPPPMLTVAGRTDAGVHARGQVAHLVVPVAAYSAVNGTMPRRLAGLLPPDVRVWRVSVAPEGFDARFSALARRYVYRVCDNPNGVEPLRRHDVLWHPRPLNLDRINEAARLLVGEHDFAAFCRKREGATTIRELLRFEWARDDRDPYLAHATVEADAFCHSMVRALVGAMLVVGDGRRDVDWPAQVLSARVRDSAVNVAPAHGLSLEEIRYPQDEDLARRAQETRRVRTLNAAAAVAAAEAAEAELAEGAEAPPGGAS, encoded by the coding sequence ATGACCGCACTGGTACGACTCCGGCTCGACATCGGCTACGACGGGTCGGACTTCGCGGGCTGGGCACGGCAGCCGAACCAGCGGACCGTCCAGGGCGTCATCGAGGACGCGCTGGCGCGGATGCTGCGGCTCGACCCGCCCCCGATGCTCACCGTCGCCGGCCGCACCGACGCCGGCGTCCACGCGCGCGGCCAGGTGGCGCACCTGGTGGTGCCCGTCGCCGCGTACTCGGCGGTCAACGGCACGATGCCGCGCAGGCTCGCCGGGCTGCTCCCCCCGGACGTGCGCGTCTGGCGGGTGTCGGTGGCGCCGGAGGGGTTCGACGCCCGGTTCTCGGCGCTGGCGCGCCGCTACGTCTACCGGGTGTGCGACAACCCGAACGGCGTCGAGCCGCTGCGCCGCCACGACGTCCTGTGGCACCCGCGGCCGCTCAACCTCGACCGGATCAACGAGGCCGCGCGGCTGCTGGTCGGCGAGCACGACTTCGCCGCGTTCTGCCGCAAGCGGGAGGGCGCGACGACGATCCGGGAGCTGCTGCGGTTCGAGTGGGCCCGCGACGACCGCGACCCCTACCTCGCGCACGCCACCGTCGAGGCGGACGCGTTCTGCCATTCGATGGTCCGCGCGCTCGTCGGCGCGATGCTGGTGGTCGGCGACGGCCGCCGCGACGTCGACTGGCCCGCGCAGGTGCTGTCGGCGCGCGTCCGGGACTCGGCGGTCAACGTGGCGCCCGCGCACGGCCTGTCGCTGGAGGAGATCCGCTACCCCCAGGACGAGGACCTGGCGCGCCGCGCGCAGGAGACCCGCCGCGTCCGCACCCTGAACGCCGCTGCGGCCGTGGCCGCCGCGGAGGCCGCCGAGGCGGAGCTGGCGGAGGGCGCGGAGGCGCCGCCCGGCGGCGCGTCCTGA
- a CDS encoding CAP domain-containing protein yields MPPTGPPPAYRRTPASPREPPLSTPRRPGRPAGRPQHQGDGRPGRPSQPGPRPGAAPPRRPGPADDTLVARGRPRPGSVPPGRRPAPGKRPRRRLRTVVTVGATVAASALAIGTGVALDRLVLPAQAPEPAAASDALPEDRPAPAPSGSGSGGAPSPEAPANAAAPSASERPPPLKTMSAAPAPTPTPSTSRPARPTEDAPSGGSSSGGSAGSGGSEGSQTFRTDGATSVESAVVRLTNAERADAGCSALRVDERLMAAAEKHSADMAANDYFSHTSQNGDTPWDRMEAAGYSSPGAENIAKGYGSAEAVVRGWMDSPGHRRNILNCDLRAIGVGMVDGPGGKLWTQNFGWK; encoded by the coding sequence GTGCCGCCGACCGGTCCCCCGCCGGCGTACCGGCGTACGCCGGCCAGCCCCCGGGAGCCTCCGCTGTCCACTCCCCGCAGACCCGGCCGCCCCGCCGGGCGTCCCCAGCACCAGGGCGACGGCCGCCCCGGCCGGCCCAGTCAGCCCGGCCCCCGTCCGGGCGCCGCACCGCCGCGGCGTCCCGGCCCCGCCGACGACACGCTGGTCGCCCGCGGGCGACCGCGCCCCGGCTCCGTCCCGCCCGGCCGCCGGCCCGCGCCCGGCAAGCGCCCGCGACGGCGGCTGCGCACGGTCGTCACCGTCGGCGCCACCGTCGCCGCGTCCGCGCTCGCCATCGGCACCGGCGTCGCGCTCGACCGCCTCGTGCTGCCCGCGCAGGCCCCCGAGCCGGCCGCCGCGTCCGACGCGCTGCCCGAGGACCGGCCCGCGCCCGCCCCGTCCGGGTCCGGGTCCGGCGGCGCTCCGTCGCCGGAGGCCCCCGCGAACGCGGCGGCGCCGTCCGCGTCCGAGCGGCCGCCGCCGCTCAAGACGATGAGCGCGGCGCCGGCCCCGACCCCCACGCCGTCCACGTCGCGTCCGGCGCGGCCCACCGAGGACGCACCGTCCGGCGGATCGTCCTCCGGCGGGTCGGCGGGCTCGGGCGGTTCGGAGGGCTCGCAGACGTTCCGGACGGACGGCGCGACCTCCGTCGAGAGCGCCGTGGTCCGGCTCACGAACGCCGAGCGCGCCGACGCGGGATGCTCCGCGCTGCGCGTGGACGAGCGCCTGATGGCCGCCGCCGAGAAGCACTCCGCCGACATGGCCGCCAACGATTACTTCAGCCACACCTCCCAGAACGGCGACACCCCCTGGGACCGCATGGAGGCCGCCGGCTACTCCAGCCCCGGAGCGGAGAACATCGCCAAGGGGTACGGCAGCGCCGAGGCCGTCGTGCGCGGGTGGATGGACAGCCCCGGCCACCGCCGCAACATCCTCAACTGCGACCTCCGCGCGATCGGGGTCGGGATGGTCGACGGCCCGGGCGGCAAGCTGTGGACGCAGAACTTCGGCTGGAAGTGA
- the rplM gene encoding 50S ribosomal protein L13: protein MRTYTPKPADVQRQWYVIDATDVVLGRLASHVAQLLRGKHKPIYAPHLDTGDFVVIVNADKVSLSGNKLEQKRAYRHSGYPGGLRSVNYADLLAKNPERAVEKAIKGMLPKTTLGRQMFRKVKVYAGPEHPHQAQKPVPFEITQISQTAK, encoded by the coding sequence GTGCGCACGTACACCCCTAAGCCCGCTGACGTTCAGCGTCAGTGGTACGTCATCGACGCGACCGATGTCGTGCTGGGCCGTCTCGCCAGTCATGTCGCGCAACTGCTTCGGGGTAAGCACAAGCCGATCTACGCTCCCCACCTCGACACCGGTGACTTCGTCGTCATCGTGAACGCCGACAAGGTGTCGCTGTCCGGCAACAAGCTGGAGCAGAAGCGGGCGTACCGGCACTCGGGCTACCCGGGCGGGCTGCGTTCGGTGAACTACGCCGACCTGCTGGCCAAGAACCCCGAGCGGGCCGTCGAGAAGGCGATCAAGGGCATGCTGCCCAAGACCACCCTCGGCCGGCAGATGTTCCGCAAGGTGAAGGTCTACGCCGGTCCGGAGCACCCGCACCAGGCGCAGAAGCCGGTCCCGTTCGAGATCACGCAGATCAGCCAGACCGCCAAGTGA
- the rpsI gene encoding 30S ribosomal protein S9 — protein sequence MDESTGTETPAEGVEFDSYEDAPSEYTTESPEAEGEGFLGQPVATGPAAGTGRRKQAIARVRIVPGTGEWKINGRTLDQYFPNKVHQQIVNEPFVLLGLEGQFDVLARVNGGGTTGQAGALRLGISRALQFANIEHRPALKKAGFLTRDARVPERKKAGLKKARKAPQYSKR from the coding sequence GTGGACGAGTCCACCGGCACCGAGACGCCCGCCGAGGGCGTCGAGTTCGACTCGTACGAGGACGCGCCGTCCGAGTACACCACCGAGAGCCCCGAGGCCGAGGGCGAGGGCTTCCTCGGCCAGCCGGTCGCGACCGGCCCGGCCGCCGGCACCGGCCGCCGCAAGCAGGCCATCGCGCGGGTGCGCATCGTCCCGGGCACCGGTGAGTGGAAGATCAACGGCCGGACGCTGGACCAGTACTTCCCGAACAAGGTCCACCAGCAGATCGTGAACGAGCCGTTCGTCCTGCTCGGCCTGGAGGGCCAGTTCGACGTGCTCGCGCGGGTGAACGGCGGCGGCACCACCGGCCAGGCCGGTGCGCTGCGCCTCGGCATCTCGCGCGCGCTGCAGTTCGCCAACATCGAGCACCGCCCGGCGCTGAAGAAGGCCGGGTTCCTCACCCGCGACGCGCGGGTGCCGGAGCGCAAGAAGGCCGGTCTCAAGAAGGCCCGCAAGGCTCCGCAGTACAGCAAGCGTTGA